A part of Phoenix dactylifera cultivar Barhee BC4 chromosome 2, palm_55x_up_171113_PBpolish2nd_filt_p, whole genome shotgun sequence genomic DNA contains:
- the LOC103699765 gene encoding 4-hydroxy-tetrahydrodipicolinate synthase, chloroplastic-like: MASSLLINQGLGSRNAALSFGLNFRRPAAGTNIRTGRWRSPEAAVVSNYLPMRSLEDKNRTSVDDIKSLRLITAIKTPYLPDGRFDLEAYDSLMHMQIVNGVGGVIVGGTTGEGHLMSWDEHIMLIGHTVNCFGTSIKVIGNTGSNSTREAIHASEQGFAVGMHAALHINPYYGKTSTQGLVSHFEVVLSMGPTIIYNVPSRTGQDIPPSVIHMVSQNPNMAGVKECVGNNRVKEYTHKGIVIWSGNDNECHDSRWTYGANGVISVVSNLVPGLMHDLMFRGKNPSLNSKLMPLIDWLFCEPNPIGLNTALAQLGVIRPVFRLPYVPLPLERRVEFVGIVEAIGRENFVGDKDVQVLDDDDFILVGRY; encoded by the exons atgGCGTCGTCGCTGTTGATAAACCAAGGGCTGGGTTCCAGGAACGCGGCGCTGAGCTTTGGCCTGAATTTTCGCCGTCCGGCCGCCGGGACCAATATAAG GACAGGAAGATGGAGATCTCCAGAAGCAGCTGTTGTTTCAAATTATCTTCCTATGCGGAGCCTTGAAGATAAAAACAG GACATCGGTGGATGACATTAAGAGCCTCAGATTAATCACAGCCATCAAGACCCCATATTTGCCTGATGGAAGATTTGACCTTGAAGCTTATGATTCCCTGATGCACATGCAGATTGTCAATGGTGTTGGGGGTGTCATTGTGGGAGGTACAACAGGAGAGGGCCATCTCATGAGCTGGGATGAACACATCATGCTCATCGGGCATACTGTCAATTGCTTTGGTACGTCAATTAAAGTGATAGGGAACACTGGAAGTAACTCAACAAGAGAGGCAATCCATGCATCCGAACAGGGCTTTGCTGTAGGCATGCATGCAGCCCTTCATATCAATCCTTATTATGGGAAGACGTCCACCCAAGGACTAGTCTCACATTTTGAGGTTGTTCTCTCCATGGGCCCAACCATCATCTACAATGTGCCGTCAAGAACTGGACAAGATATTCCTCCGTCCGTTATACATATGGTTTCACAGAATCCTAACATGGCAGGTGTCAAGGAATGTGTCGGAAATAACCGAGTTAAGGAGTATACGCACAAGGGGATAGTAATATGGAGTGGTAACGACAATGAATGTCATGATTCTAGGTGGACTTATGGGGCGAATGGAGTGATATCTGTTGTTAGCAACCTTGTTCCAGGTCTGATGCATGATCTTATGTTTCGAGGAAAAAATCCTTCTCTGAACTCAAAGCTGATGCCTTTGATTGATTGGTTGTTTTGTGAGCCAAATCCTATAGGCCTTAACACTGCTCTGGCTCAACTGGGAGTAATAAGACCCGTTTTCAGGTTGCCATATGTTCCTCTTCCCCTTGAAAGAAGGGTCGAATTTGTCGGTATAGTGGAGGCCATTGGAAGGGAGAATTTTGTTGGAGATAAGGATGTACAAGTCCTCGATGATGATGACTTTATACTGGTGGGTCGATATTAG
- the LOC103700111 gene encoding transcription factor RF2a-like, whose protein sequence is MEDAGRNDLTRRQFWRNPSLSISNSQRNVPDGPQIGGPYRHLGPPLSTEPGRRPGIPRASHFSPFPPSAARSPPSLAAGGPFHHSRSLSQPAFFSLDSLSPLSHPPCRDSTPTASHSDLVSADVSMEDHDASSRSPPLPPKAGRAARAVAAGDGLPPPKARRHSQSEIPFAFFQSSSSLATSPLLPPASAAAPQLVKLEHDWDWCTNAKGAGDKKLEGDSGDDLFNAYLDLDSLDTLDSSEDKREDLNSRASGTKTNGDSSENEAESSVNEGGGRGVKFPPHHSPLVETTEGTKHSAAGDPGHIGTSNRHCMRLSMDGSIGRLNFGEDSPKLPPSPGFLTAQTGNLKDGASNVFSLEFGNGEFSPAEMKKIAANEKLAEMALMDPKRVKRILANRQSAARSKERKFKYIAELEHKVQILKTEATTLSAQLTLLQNDSAGLTSQNNELKFRLQAMEQQAQLRDALNEALTAEVRRLKLATGELVDGCASNNLNQQLSINRHMFQLRGQQQQQQPAQLPLYQLQLQQKQNSSAGKNHESDNLKAL, encoded by the exons atggaAGATGCTGGTAGAAACGATCTAACGCGGCGGCAGTTCTGGAGAAATCCTTCGCTATCTATTTCCAATTCACAGCGGAATGTTCCCGACGGCCCGCAAATCGGTGGGCCCTACCGCCACTTGGGCCCGCCTCTCAGCACGGAGCCCGGCCGCCGGCCCGGCATTCCCCGGGCCTCCCACTTCTCCCCTTTCCCGCCCTCCGCCGCTCGCTCGCCGCCGTCCCTCGCCGCCGGCGGCCCTTTCCACCACTCGCGGTCTCTCTCTCAGCCGGCCTTCTTCTCTCTCGACTCCCTGTCTCCGCTGAGCCATCCGCCGTGCCGGGACTCCACGCCGACAGCCTCGCACTCCGACTTGGTGTCCGCCGACGTCTCCATGGAGGACCACGATGCCAGCTCCCGCTCCCCACCGCTCCCCCCGAAGGCCGGCCGCGCTGCCCGGGCGGTAGCTGCCGGGGATGGCCTCCCTCCCCCCAAGGCCCGCCGCCACTCGCAGAGCGAGATCCCCTTCGCGTTCTTCCAGTCTTCATCCTCACTGGCGACCTCTCCTCTGCTGCCACCGGCGTCGGCGGCGGCGCCGCAGCTAGTGAAGCTGGAGCACGATTGGGATTGGTGCACGAATGCCAAGGGAGCCGGTGACAAGAAACTAGAAGGAGATTCAGGCGACGATTTGTTCAACGCTTATTTGGATTTGGATAGCTTGGATACACTGGATTCTTCCGAGGACAAGCGCGAGGATTTGAATAGCAGGGCTAGTGGAACCAAGACGAATGGCGATAGCAGTGAGAACGAAGCTGAGAGCAGTGTGAATGAAGGTGGTGGTCGCGGAGTCAAATTCCCGCCACATCATAGCCCGTTGGTGGAGACGACGGAAGGGACCAAGCACAGTGCGGCGGGCGACCCCGGCCACATTGGAACCAGCAATCGGCATTGCATGAGACTTTCGATGGATGGTTCCATCGGCAGGTTGAACTTTGGGGAGGACTCGCCGAAGCTGCCACCTTCCCCGGGATTCCTGACGGCTCAAACCGGCAACTTAAAAGATGGGGCATCGAACGTGTTTAGCTTGGAGTTTGGAAATGGGGAGTTTAGTCCAGCTGAGATGAAGAAGATCGCGGCGAATGAAAAGCTTGCTGAGATGGCATTGATGGATCCGAAGCGCGTCAAGAG GATTCTGGCAAACCGGCAGTCAGCGGCGCGTTCCAAGGAACGCAAGTTCAAGTATATCGCAGAATTGGAGCACAAGGTGCAGATCTTGAAAACTGAGGCAACCACGTTATCCGCACAGCTGACTTTGTTACAG AATGACTCTGCTGGACTTACAAGTCAGAACAATGAGTTGAAGTTTCGGCTTCAAGCCATGGAGCAACAGGCACAATTAAGAGATG CTTTGAACGAGGCACTGACTGCGGAAGTTCGGCGACTGAAACTTGCTACTGGAGAGCTGGTTGATGGTTGTGCATCGAACAACTTGAATCAGCAACTTTCAATCAACCGTCACATGTTTCAGCTGCGggggcagcagcagcagcagcaacctGCACAGCTCCCTCTCTACCAATTGCAGCTGCAGCAGAAGCAGAACAGCAGTGCTGGCAAGAATCATGAATCAGACAACTTGAAGGCATTATAA